The Alkalibacter saccharofermentans DSM 14828 genome has a window encoding:
- a CDS encoding type IV pilus twitching motility protein PilT — protein sequence MKNDIFEMLKATSDKKASDLHITVGLPPMIRVDGALRPLVMEDPYTPEESQKLIFSLMDKHQISVLEEKGQVDYSYSIPGWGRFRVNAYMQRNSYSMACRVVAAKIPTLEDLSLPETLRDLTRLNKGLILVTGPTGSGKSTTLASMIDIINEERKSHILTLEDPIEYLHRHKNSMVNQREVGHDTDSYSSGLRAALREDPDVILVGEMRDLDSISIALTAAETGHLVLSTLHTVGSAKTIDRVIDVFPPHQQQQVKVQLSTVLQGVISQQLISKKDQPGRIVALEIMLANPAIRNLIREGKTHQVNSIIQMSAKTGMVTMDNYLFDLYNKGLITMDNALFYSLDQENMKKKFM from the coding sequence ATGAAAAATGACATTTTTGAAATGTTGAAAGCAACATCGGACAAAAAGGCTTCAGACCTTCATATCACAGTAGGTCTGCCTCCTATGATTAGAGTAGACGGAGCACTTCGTCCACTGGTCATGGAGGATCCTTACACGCCTGAGGAGTCACAGAAGCTTATCTTTTCTCTTATGGACAAGCATCAGATATCTGTTTTAGAGGAAAAAGGCCAGGTGGATTATTCCTACTCCATTCCCGGATGGGGACGCTTTAGGGTAAACGCCTATATGCAGAGAAACAGCTACTCTATGGCCTGCAGGGTAGTTGCAGCTAAAATTCCTACCTTGGAGGATCTTAGCTTGCCGGAGACCTTAAGAGACCTTACCAGGCTTAACAAGGGGCTTATCCTGGTTACCGGACCTACGGGAAGCGGAAAGTCCACCACACTAGCATCGATGATCGACATAATCAATGAGGAGAGAAAGAGCCATATACTCACCTTGGAGGATCCAATAGAGTACCTTCACAGGCATAAAAACTCAATGGTAAACCAGCGTGAGGTCGGCCACGATACAGACAGCTATTCCTCAGGGCTAAGGGCTGCACTTAGGGAAGACCCGGACGTTATCCTTGTAGGGGAGATGCGTGACCTGGATTCCATATCAATTGCCCTTACTGCTGCAGAAACCGGTCACTTGGTTTTATCCACCCTGCATACCGTAGGCTCGGCAAAGACCATTGACAGGGTAATAGACGTATTTCCGCCACATCAACAGCAGCAGGTAAAGGTACAGCTTTCTACAGTGCTACAAGGAGTAATCAGCCAGCAGCTTATTTCAAAGAAGGACCAGCCCGGGCGTATCGTAGCCCTTGAGATAATGCTTGCGAACCCTGCAATCAGGAACCTTATAAGGGAGGGAAAGACCCACCAGGTAAACTCCATCATACAGATGAGCGCCAAGACAGGCATGGTCACCATGGACAACTACCTGTTTGACCTTTACAACAAGGGGCTTATAACCATGGACAACGCACTGTTTTATAGTCTGGACCAGGAAAACATGAAGAAAAAATTCATGTAG
- a CDS encoding GspE/PulE family protein — MRHAKRIGDLLVASGKITQEQLAEAIQLQQVKKQKLGELLVTEGIVDEEDIINVLKFQLGIQRVDFENTYVDKDAVKSIPYVLAKKHITVPLFYDNSDNLIVAINDPLDIIALDNLKLVTKKNIIPFIATKKEIIDLIERFYNTDDAARAVEEFNKSQSLDEVEQTSQDNMEQINNAPVVRLVNNIIETGVRSQASDIHIEPYEDRIRVRMRVDGVLIEMMKLDIRTHNAIVSRIKILSDLNIAERRLPQDGAIVLKIDNRDIDFRVSILPTIYGEKVVIRILDQAQFQMRMEDLGFTDFEMKHIQDFLAAPHGIILATGPTGSGKSTTLYTLLRNLNTASDNIITVEDPVEYKLDGINQVQVNTKAGLTFVAGLRSILRQDPDIIMIGEIRDVETAEIAIRSSITGHLVFSTIHTNDAVSTISRLIDMGIPPYLVSSSIYGIISQRLIRKLCPRCKEKYQASVPEKELLGINPDEELILYSAKGCISCNNTGYKGRMGIHEVLKINRHMREKISAGATYDELADQAKLDGMVPLMQNAKDLILEGITTIEETLEITFFTSE, encoded by the coding sequence ATGAGGCATGCAAAAAGAATCGGTGATCTGCTGGTTGCCAGCGGCAAGATAACCCAGGAGCAATTGGCAGAAGCCATACAGCTTCAACAGGTTAAAAAGCAAAAGTTAGGAGAACTTCTCGTAACAGAAGGCATAGTAGACGAAGAGGATATAATAAACGTTCTTAAGTTTCAGCTTGGCATACAGCGGGTTGATTTTGAAAACACATATGTTGACAAGGACGCTGTAAAATCCATACCCTACGTACTTGCCAAGAAGCACATAACGGTACCCTTGTTTTACGATAACAGCGACAACTTAATCGTTGCAATAAACGATCCTCTTGATATAATCGCTCTTGACAACCTTAAGCTTGTTACCAAGAAAAACATAATCCCCTTTATCGCCACAAAGAAGGAAATCATAGACCTTATCGAAAGGTTCTACAATACGGATGATGCTGCCAGAGCCGTTGAAGAGTTCAACAAATCTCAAAGCCTGGACGAAGTAGAGCAGACTTCACAGGACAACATGGAGCAGATAAACAACGCCCCTGTGGTAAGGCTGGTTAACAACATCATAGAGACCGGCGTAAGAAGCCAGGCGAGCGATATCCACATCGAGCCCTACGAGGACAGAATACGTGTTCGCATGAGGGTTGACGGCGTGCTTATTGAAATGATGAAGCTTGATATCAGAACCCACAATGCAATCGTAAGCCGTATCAAGATCCTAAGCGACCTTAATATCGCAGAAAGAAGGCTCCCCCAGGACGGGGCCATAGTCTTAAAGATTGACAACAGGGACATAGATTTCCGTGTATCCATTCTTCCTACGATATACGGTGAGAAGGTAGTTATACGTATCCTTGACCAGGCCCAATTTCAGATGCGCATGGAGGACCTTGGCTTTACAGACTTTGAAATGAAGCATATACAGGACTTTTTAGCCGCCCCACACGGGATAATCCTTGCTACGGGACCTACGGGAAGCGGAAAGTCCACCACCCTTTATACCTTGCTCAGAAACTTAAATACCGCATCGGACAATATAATTACCGTAGAAGATCCTGTAGAGTACAAGCTTGACGGAATAAACCAGGTGCAGGTAAATACAAAGGCAGGCCTAACATTTGTGGCAGGCTTAAGGTCCATACTTAGGCAGGACCCTGACATAATAATGATTGGTGAGATACGTGACGTAGAGACTGCAGAAATCGCCATAAGGTCATCTATAACAGGCCACTTGGTATTTAGCACTATCCATACAAACGACGCGGTATCCACGATTTCCCGTCTTATAGACATGGGCATACCGCCCTATCTAGTGTCTTCATCAATATACGGCATAATATCTCAAAGGCTTATCCGAAAATTATGCCCAAGATGTAAAGAAAAATACCAAGCTTCTGTTCCTGAGAAGGAACTGCTGGGTATAAATCCAGATGAGGAGCTTATTTTATACAGTGCCAAAGGTTGCATAAGCTGTAACAATACGGGATACAAGGGCAGGATGGGCATTCACGAGGTGCTTAAGATCAACAGACACATGCGTGAAAAGATATCCGCCGGGGCCACCTACGACGAGCTTGCCGACCAGGCAAAGCTTGACGGAATGGTACCTCTTATGCAAAACGCCAAAGACCTTATACTGGAGGGCATCACGACAATAGAAGAGACACTGGAAATAACTTTCTTTACAAGTGAATAG
- a CDS encoding type II secretion system F family protein, with amino-acid sequence MATYSYTAKDLSGNTIKGSFDAASRDEVVTLIREKKYIPISIEEERSYRLNKNIELLKQKVKLRDLALFCRQFATTLRSGITVVDSLDILKKQSTNKKLKEVVEKIHEDVQKGNALSYAFSKEPKIFPPLLTNMVETGEVSGTLDDVMDKMATHFEKEYKINQKIKSAITYPIVVSVVAVSVVVMLLTFVIPTFVQMFASFNAELPLPTKILIAISDSIQNFWYIYIGVIVLIVYSTKKYASTPDGRLRVDQFKLKMPIFGDLNTKISMSRFASNLSVMLNSGVDIIQAVEVVQKVLGNEFLRTRLDDVKDGIRKGYGLGMSMEQNGAFPPLVYQMVDVGESSGTLDYVLEKVSDFYESEVDTAISQLTTIIEPLIIVVLGFIVAFIMVSMLLPMFDLYGVIS; translated from the coding sequence ATGGCTACATATTCATACACAGCAAAGGATTTAAGCGGCAACACTATAAAAGGCTCCTTCGATGCGGCAAGCAGGGACGAGGTAGTGACACTTATACGTGAAAAGAAATACATACCCATAAGCATAGAGGAAGAAAGAAGCTACAGGTTAAATAAAAATATAGAACTGCTAAAGCAAAAGGTTAAGCTTAGAGACTTGGCGCTGTTTTGCAGGCAGTTTGCAACCACCCTTCGTTCAGGCATTACAGTAGTGGATAGCCTGGATATACTTAAAAAGCAGTCCACCAACAAGAAGCTTAAAGAGGTGGTAGAAAAGATCCACGAGGACGTGCAAAAGGGCAACGCCCTGTCCTACGCCTTTTCCAAGGAGCCAAAGATTTTTCCGCCACTTCTTACAAACATGGTGGAGACCGGGGAGGTAAGCGGTACTCTGGACGATGTAATGGATAAGATGGCTACCCATTTTGAGAAGGAGTATAAAATAAACCAAAAGATTAAAAGTGCAATAACATACCCGATAGTAGTTTCAGTGGTAGCAGTATCCGTCGTGGTAATGCTTCTGACATTCGTTATACCTACATTCGTGCAGATGTTTGCTTCATTTAATGCAGAATTGCCACTGCCTACGAAAATATTGATAGCGATAAGCGACAGCATACAAAATTTTTGGTATATCTATATAGGGGTAATTGTACTGATAGTCTATTCAACAAAGAAATATGCCTCTACCCCGGATGGCAGGCTAAGGGTGGACCAATTTAAGCTTAAGATGCCCATATTTGGGGACCTTAATACTAAGATTTCCATGAGCCGGTTTGCAAGCAATCTATCCGTAATGCTTAACTCCGGGGTAGATATAATCCAAGCTGTGGAAGTTGTGCAAAAGGTATTGGGCAATGAGTTCTTAAGGACTCGTCTTGATGATGTGAAAGATGGCATCCGAAAGGGATACGGCCTAGGGATGAGCATGGAGCAAAACGGGGCCTTCCCTCCACTAGTTTATCAGATGGTTGATGTTGGTGAGAGTTCAGGTACATTGGACTATGTACTTGAGAAGGTATCCGACTTTTACGAATCCGAGGTGGATACTGCCATTAGTCAACTTACTACAATCATAGAACCGTTGATAATAGTTGTCTTAGGGTTTATAGTTGCTTTTATAATGGTCAGCATGCTGCTTCCTATGTTCGATCTTTACGGTGTAATATCATAA